Proteins co-encoded in one Arachis hypogaea cultivar Tifrunner chromosome 13, arahy.Tifrunner.gnm2.J5K5, whole genome shotgun sequence genomic window:
- the LOC112734933 gene encoding uncharacterized protein, with product MNVICWNCRGVGSKFFHSLIRDLRKEYSANFIILLEPQISGSRGVRIRNNIGFDSSFIVEANGRSGGIWCLWDSGTWKIDVLDHNSQMVHLKVVGGDSTPWLLSAVYGSRHRVNRRILWSNLRSLAGNITIPWCFLGDFNAMLHNYERRGGSTNVVHSACSDFQSCISDCGLIDLGFVGWPFTWRRGNIVERLDRGLSNLEWQLSFPEGTVRHLSNFNSDHSLICLQPHTTSFQNRNRRPFRFVAAWLAHPDFSNLVSNSWDVSSSWNSGVISFKNFLKDWNTNIFGDIFKRKEHS from the coding sequence ATGAATGTTATCTGTTGGAATTGTCGGGGTGTCGGTAGTAAATTTTTCCACTCTCTTATTAGAGACCTCAGAAAAGAATATAGTGCTAATTTCATTATTCTGTTAGAGCCTCAGATAAGTGGGTCGCGTGGCGTTCGGATTAGGAATAATATAGGGTTCGATAGCTCTTTCATTGTTGAAGCTAATGGCAGATCTGGTGGGATCTGGTGCCTCTGGGACTCTGGTACTTGGAAGATTGATGTCCTGGATCATAATAGCCAGATGGTGCATCTCAAGGTTGTTGGTGGTGACTCGACCCCCTGGCTCCTATCTGCGGTGTATGGTAGCCGCCATCGCGTTAACAGAAGAATCCTTTGGAGTAATTTGCGATCCCTGGCGGGTAATATTACCATTCCTTGGTGTTTTCTAGGTGATTTCAATGCTATGCTCCACAATTATGAACGAAGGGGAGGCTCTACTAATGTTGTTCATAGTGCTTGTTCTGATTTTCAGAGTTGTATCTCAGACTGTGGGCTTATTGATCTGGGTTTTGTGGGTTGGCCTTTTACTTGGAGAAGAGGTAACATTGTTGAGAGATTGGATAGAGGGTTGAGCAATTTGGAGTGGCAATTATCGTTCCCTGAGGGCACCGTGAGGCACTTGTCCAATTTTAATTCTGATCACTCTCTTATTTGTCTGCAACCACACACTACTTCCTTTCAAAATAGGAATCGGAGGCCTTTTCGGTTTGTTGCGGCTTGGCTGGCGCACCCGGATTTTTCAAATTTGGTTTCTAATTCCTGGGATGTCTCTTCTTCTTGGAACAGTGGTGTTAtcagctttaaaaattttttaaaagattggaaTACAAATATTTTTGGGGATATTTTCAAGAGAAAAGAACACTCTTGA